From the genome of Candidatus Methanoperedens sp., one region includes:
- a CDS encoding carboxymuconolactone decarboxylase family protein yields the protein MGEYEDTLEDIESTMGIVPGFMKTLPADVLVKDWALWKKYSLGETEIPAKYRELMGLSAAANIKCPYCQLMHTGMAKLHGATNEELSEVFYLASLTARWSAMIHAQNYDYETFKKEVEQVGEHLQKRSKR from the coding sequence ATGGGAGAGTATGAAGACACATTGGAGGATATAGAAAGCACAATGGGGATAGTGCCGGGATTCATGAAAACACTCCCGGCAGACGTCCTTGTAAAGGATTGGGCGCTCTGGAAGAAATATTCACTGGGAGAAACTGAGATCCCGGCCAAATACAGGGAACTGATGGGATTATCAGCAGCAGCTAATATTAAATGTCCATATTGTCAGCTCATGCACACGGGAATGGCTAAACTCCATGGCGCCACAAACGAGGAACTATCCGAAGTATTCTATCTGGCAAGCCTTACCGCAAGATGGAGCGCAATGATACATGCTCAAAACTACGACTATGAAACATTCAAAAAAGAGGTCGAACAGGTGGGAGAACATCTGCAAAAGAGGAGCAAGAGGTGA
- a CDS encoding response regulator: protein MDKKIMVVDDEPDTVDLVKLVLETEGFEVMTAFSGSECLKKLELDKPDAVLLDIMMPEMDGWELFKKIRQKYEDLPVAMLTVRSQDIDKMLGLHVLKADDYITKPFGRKELVERVKKMVNL, encoded by the coding sequence ATGGATAAAAAAATAATGGTCGTGGATGATGAACCGGATACCGTTGACCTGGTGAAACTCGTACTTGAAACAGAAGGTTTTGAGGTGATGACAGCATTCAGCGGGAGTGAGTGCCTGAAGAAACTTGAACTCGATAAGCCGGATGCCGTGCTCCTTGATATTATGATGCCGGAGATGGACGGCTGGGAGTTATTTAAAAAAATCAGGCAGAAGTATGAAGACCTGCCAGTAGCCATGCTCACGGTGAGGAGCCAGGACATCGATAAAATGCTAGGTCTGCATGTGCTTAAGGCTGATGACTATATCACCAAACCCTTTGGGAGAAAAGAACTGGTTGAAAGAGTTAAAAAGATGGTAAACCTGTGA
- a CDS encoding GAF domain-containing protein has product MKSLNITQKLIIFFILISILPYAVISYINYSAERDALEKTVFQDLSALVEAKRTHISTVVNFRIEQVKEVSTSSFLQQIETRNTGDINLNLLRVRREIPEFYELSALDVNGIVLASTESGLLNVNYSKEDFFKKAKNGLYIGNLDFYDNRTGYIISYPVLNRSTGKPIGVLVAVVYPLFIYDVTSDYTGLGRSGEALLVQKRGNDIVYLNPLRYNPDATLHLKYPLDSERAKPAILAANGGNGTIRALDYHGIEVFAAYTYIPVVDWGLVVKMDAEEALIPLTRFNERSIALGIFYFAVVAVLAYLFGRRFTGPLIRLSDASKKVTKGYLTVHIEPESRDEIGELAASFNVMVQRLKEVYEGLEQKVNERTKDLNKRNLELSALIKTNQSISAGLDLKKVLDIAVREAVRIVNVSYCSIILVEEGKEYGTVASEYSPKDHLKSSRGEMLYLENCPKLNEAYQGKQYVLIEDTTKAELSPKEREIAETLRMRSVLIVPLVLGEKTLGMMLLSSIEEVKGFQVEEINICQTIANQVAIAIENGHLYSELKRHDQTLATLFEIDRVVSQSLDQEELLKKAIAKTIQVTSSDAGWIYILQEDGETLNLRAYEGISSELAAAASTLKIGQGVSGMAVASGEPVTMDIENYPYPWLLPLMEKDGISSLVGIPLAVKGKILGAMVLSNRKHRIFSKEDIDVLSSIGSQVGVAVENASLYSELKYHDETMETLFEIDRVVSQSLDLEEIFKKALAKTIQVTSSDAGAIYLLDETANVLKLETFTNLSEDFAGEVSEIKMGEGIAGAAALSRRPFVTDIDHYPSRDLLPFLEREGLITLVGTPLMAKGRVVGAMNLANRSRRIVSKDDLDVLASIGGQIGVAIENARLYQEAKISYEKLEAAYEELKSLDKMKSEFLSNVSHELKTPLVSIRGFSELIYDEKLGNLPQTQKKALEAIIRNTDRLTRLIDSLLFLSTQQMGKPEIRMKTVPQAIDEIITASMSDMKVQAEKKNLSMIKDVPPGLIVMGDRDRLTEVFLNLIDNAIKFTHPGGKITISAREEDSSVHITVTDMGIGIPEDVIPFLFQRFYQVDASLTRKYGGTGLGLYICKSIIEAHKGEIWIESKVGVGTTVHVRLPRKM; this is encoded by the coding sequence GTGAAAAGTCTGAACATCACTCAAAAATTAATAATATTTTTTATATTAATATCGATTCTGCCTTATGCCGTAATAAGCTATATCAATTATTCTGCAGAGAGGGATGCACTCGAGAAAACGGTATTCCAGGACCTGAGCGCGCTCGTCGAGGCAAAGAGGACCCATATTTCAACAGTCGTTAACTTCAGAATAGAGCAGGTAAAGGAGGTCTCTACCTCAAGTTTCCTGCAACAGATAGAAACAAGGAATACAGGTGACATTAATCTCAATCTTTTAAGGGTAAGAAGGGAGATCCCCGAATTTTATGAGCTATCCGCCCTTGACGTAAACGGTATTGTTCTGGCTTCTACCGAAAGCGGGCTTTTGAATGTTAATTATAGTAAAGAAGACTTCTTCAAAAAAGCCAAGAACGGCCTGTATATTGGAAACCTAGATTTCTATGATAACAGAACTGGATATATTATTTCATATCCTGTATTGAATAGAAGTACAGGGAAACCCATAGGAGTATTGGTAGCAGTTGTTTACCCCCTTTTCATATACGATGTTACCAGTGATTATACAGGTCTGGGACGCAGTGGTGAAGCGCTTCTGGTTCAGAAAAGGGGGAACGATATCGTCTATTTAAATCCACTGCGCTACAATCCAGATGCAACTCTGCACTTGAAATATCCTCTCGATTCCGAACGGGCTAAGCCTGCTATACTTGCTGCGAATGGAGGGAACGGTACCATCAGGGCTCTTGACTACCATGGAATTGAGGTTTTTGCGGCCTATACATATATTCCTGTCGTTGACTGGGGACTCGTAGTAAAGATGGATGCTGAAGAGGCGTTAATTCCACTAACCAGGTTTAATGAGAGGTCTATTGCACTTGGTATATTTTATTTTGCGGTGGTAGCAGTCCTGGCCTATCTCTTCGGCAGGAGATTCACAGGTCCACTTATAAGACTTTCAGATGCCTCCAAGAAAGTGACCAAAGGTTATCTCACCGTCCACATCGAGCCAGAAAGCAGGGATGAAATCGGGGAACTCGCAGCATCATTCAATGTAATGGTACAGAGGTTAAAAGAGGTATACGAAGGCCTTGAGCAGAAGGTAAATGAGAGGACCAAGGATTTGAACAAAAGGAATCTTGAACTCTCTGCCCTCATCAAAACGAACCAGAGCATTTCAGCGGGTCTTGATCTGAAGAAGGTTCTGGATATTGCGGTCAGGGAAGCCGTAAGAATAGTCAATGTCTCTTACTGTTCTATTATACTGGTGGAAGAGGGAAAGGAATACGGCACTGTTGCGTCAGAATACAGTCCAAAAGATCACTTAAAATCATCCCGGGGAGAAATGCTGTATCTGGAGAACTGCCCGAAACTGAATGAAGCGTATCAGGGAAAACAATACGTCCTGATCGAAGATACCACCAAAGCGGAATTGTCCCCGAAAGAGAGAGAAATAGCAGAAACGTTGAGAATGCGGTCCGTTCTTATAGTCCCGCTTGTCCTGGGAGAGAAGACACTGGGCATGATGTTGTTGAGCAGCATCGAGGAGGTTAAGGGATTCCAGGTCGAGGAGATAAATATCTGCCAGACTATCGCCAACCAGGTGGCGATAGCTATTGAAAATGGCCACCTGTATTCTGAGCTCAAGCGTCATGACCAGACTCTTGCAACTCTTTTTGAAATAGACCGGGTGGTGAGCCAATCGCTTGATCAGGAAGAGTTATTGAAAAAGGCGATCGCGAAAACCATTCAGGTAACATCTTCGGATGCGGGCTGGATATATATTCTCCAGGAGGACGGTGAAACCCTGAACCTGAGAGCTTATGAGGGGATATCCTCTGAGCTGGCAGCGGCAGCTTCCACATTGAAAATAGGGCAGGGAGTATCGGGAATGGCAGTCGCGTCGGGTGAACCTGTAACGATGGACATTGAAAACTATCCGTATCCGTGGTTACTCCCGCTTATGGAAAAAGATGGCATAAGTTCACTGGTGGGCATCCCTCTCGCGGTAAAGGGAAAGATTTTAGGGGCCATGGTACTCTCAAACCGAAAGCACAGGATATTCTCAAAAGAAGATATTGATGTCCTGTCATCTATAGGCAGCCAGGTAGGGGTAGCGGTTGAAAATGCGAGTTTATACTCAGAACTCAAGTACCATGATGAGACTATGGAGACACTTTTTGAAATAGATAGGGTGGTCAGCCAGTCTTTAGATCTGGAGGAGATATTCAAAAAAGCACTTGCTAAGACCATCCAGGTCACATCTTCCGACGCAGGCGCGATTTATTTGCTCGATGAAACCGCGAATGTGCTGAAATTGGAGACTTTTACAAACCTGTCCGAGGATTTTGCCGGGGAGGTTTCTGAAATAAAGATGGGGGAGGGTATTGCAGGAGCCGCGGCGCTTTCCAGGAGACCTTTCGTCACAGATATTGATCATTATCCAAGCCGCGATCTTCTTCCCTTTTTAGAAAGAGAGGGGCTGATAACACTTGTGGGTACGCCGCTCATGGCCAAAGGCAGGGTAGTAGGGGCCATGAACCTTGCAAACCGCAGCAGGCGGATAGTTTCAAAAGATGATCTTGATGTTCTGGCTTCTATCGGGGGCCAGATAGGTGTGGCAATCGAAAATGCCAGACTCTACCAGGAAGCAAAGATCTCGTATGAAAAGTTGGAAGCTGCGTACGAGGAACTTAAGTCCCTGGACAAAATGAAGAGCGAATTCCTCTCCAATGTTTCCCATGAGCTCAAAACCCCACTCGTTTCCATACGGGGATTCAGCGAACTGATATACGATGAAAAACTCGGGAACCTGCCCCAGACACAAAAGAAGGCGCTTGAAGCCATAATCAGAAACACAGACAGGCTCACCCGGCTTATAGATAGTCTCTTGTTCCTGAGCACGCAGCAGATGGGAAAACCTGAGATAAGGATGAAGACTGTGCCGCAGGCGATTGATGAAATAATTACGGCTTCCATGTCTGACATGAAGGTCCAGGCAGAGAAAAAGAACCTTAGTATGATAAAAGATGTGCCTCCGGGCCTTATTGTAATGGGAGACAGGGACAGGCTGACAGAGGTTTTCCTTAATCTGATAGACAACGCTATAAAATTCACTCATCCCGGGGGCAAGATTACAATTTCCGCCAGGGAAGAGGACAGCAGCGTACATATAACTGTTACTGACATGGGCATAGGGATCCCTGAAGATGTGATACCTTTCCTTTTCCAGAGGTTTTACCAGGTCGACGCTTCCCTGACCAGGAAATACGGCGGCACGGGTCTTGGATTATACATATGCAAAAGTATCATCGAAGCCCATAAAGGGGAGATATGGATAGAAAGCAAGGTGGGCGTGGGGACAACAGTTCATGTCAGATTGCCCAGGAAAATGTAG
- the dph2 gene encoding diphthamide biosynthesis enzyme Dph2 has protein sequence METFDFDLERVFEIIKDKNCKTVGLQFPEGLKRRAVNIAREIEERTRAITVISGNPCFGACDIDTVLAGKVDVLFHFGHAGMGKHENVVFIEARSNIDVLPAVMAALPLLKAYRIGLITTVQHVHKLEDACRVLKEHGKECIIGKGDPRTVYPGQVLGCNFAAARVNCEEYLYIGGGLFHPLGVAIATGKKVIAADPYLRMAREVDPEKFLRKRGGYVAKAMDASVFGIIVSTKSGQNRMELALKLKDLGVKHKKKAFIILMDLVTPEQLLAFKADAYVNTACPRITIDDAERFHVPVLTPQEFEIVIGEREYENMEMDEIVEETD, from the coding sequence ATGGAAACATTCGATTTTGACCTGGAACGCGTATTTGAAATAATAAAGGATAAGAATTGTAAAACTGTGGGGCTCCAGTTCCCCGAAGGCCTGAAAAGGCGCGCGGTCAATATTGCCAGGGAAATCGAAGAAAGAACCCGGGCAATTACAGTTATTTCAGGCAACCCCTGTTTTGGGGCCTGTGATATCGATACAGTCCTTGCAGGGAAAGTGGATGTGCTCTTCCACTTCGGGCATGCAGGAATGGGAAAACATGAAAACGTGGTTTTCATCGAAGCGCGCTCGAATATCGATGTTTTACCCGCGGTCATGGCTGCCCTTCCTCTTTTAAAAGCCTACAGGATAGGTCTTATTACCACGGTACAGCACGTTCATAAATTGGAAGATGCATGCCGGGTTCTCAAAGAACATGGAAAAGAATGCATCATCGGGAAAGGAGATCCAAGAACCGTTTACCCCGGGCAGGTCCTGGGGTGTAATTTCGCGGCAGCACGGGTTAACTGCGAGGAATACCTTTACATCGGGGGCGGCCTTTTCCATCCGCTCGGCGTAGCCATCGCCACAGGGAAAAAGGTGATCGCGGCAGACCCTTATCTGAGGATGGCCCGGGAAGTCGATCCTGAAAAGTTTCTCCGAAAGCGCGGCGGGTATGTTGCAAAGGCAATGGACGCCAGCGTTTTCGGGATTATCGTTTCCACAAAAAGCGGGCAGAACAGGATGGAACTTGCCCTGAAACTCAAGGACCTTGGAGTTAAGCATAAGAAAAAAGCGTTCATTATCCTGATGGATCTTGTTACACCTGAACAGTTGCTGGCATTCAAGGCCGATGCCTATGTGAACACTGCCTGTCCCAGGATTACGATCGACGATGCAGAGAGATTCCATGTGCCAGTCCTGACGCCGCAGGAGTTTGAGATAGTGATCGGAGAGAGGGAATATGAGAATATGGAAATGGATGAGATAGTTGAGGAGACAGATTGA
- a CDS encoding S4 domain-containing protein, with the protein MRLDSYLVELGNLGSRGRAKHAIVEGHVRVNNMVVTKPSYDVAYSDKIEVAEGQDKPAGYWKLKEIQEKANIIRSGDNVLDIGSSAGGFLLFASEIASRVHGIEFSHEFRSDLGKIAHEHPNVTVEFGDAFTMHIVGEYDVLLMDITVEPLASIKALENVLPALRNGGMLLQVLKLQKKSDREPILEKLSSLGLEIIEILEPEKKEAYIIARKF; encoded by the coding sequence ATGAGACTTGACTCTTATCTTGTAGAACTTGGCAACCTTGGTTCGCGCGGTCGGGCAAAACACGCCATCGTTGAAGGGCATGTCAGAGTTAACAATATGGTCGTTACTAAACCCTCATATGATGTCGCCTACTCAGACAAGATCGAGGTAGCAGAAGGTCAGGACAAACCCGCAGGATACTGGAAACTCAAAGAGATCCAGGAGAAAGCAAACATAATCAGATCGGGCGATAACGTCCTGGATATAGGTTCAAGTGCTGGAGGATTCCTGCTGTTTGCTTCGGAAATCGCTTCCCGTGTACATGGCATAGAGTTCAGTCATGAATTCCGTTCGGATCTTGGAAAAATAGCACATGAACACCCCAACGTGACAGTGGAATTCGGGGATGCGTTCACAATGCATATAGTGGGAGAATATGATGTTCTGCTTATGGACATTACTGTGGAACCTCTGGCTTCAATAAAAGCCCTTGAGAACGTGCTCCCTGCGCTGAGAAATGGAGGAATGCTTCTGCAGGTACTGAAGTTGCAAAAGAAAAGTGATAGAGAGCCCATACTGGAAAAGCTTTCCTCGCTCGGCCTGGAAATTATCGAAATACTTGAGCCTGAGAAAAAAGAGGCGTATATCATAGCAAGGAAGTTTTAA
- a CDS encoding antibiotic biosynthesis monooxygenase — MAYLLVRHKVKDFSRWKPVFDEHAATRKAGGSTGGRLFRSADNPDEVIIIFEWESIEKAKKFAQSEDLRKTMQRAGVNDKPDVYFLEEVERVSV, encoded by the coding sequence ATGGCATATTTGCTTGTGCGGCATAAAGTCAAAGACTTTTCCAGGTGGAAACCTGTGTTCGATGAGCATGCCGCTACCCGCAAAGCAGGAGGCTCCACCGGGGGACGTCTCTTCCGCAGCGCTGATAATCCGGATGAGGTAATCATCATCTTTGAATGGGAGAGCATTGAAAAGGCAAAAAAATTCGCCCAGTCCGAGGATCTGAGGAAGACGATGCAGCGAGCCGGCGTTAATGACAAGCCTGATGTGTACTTCCTGGAAGAAGTTGAAAGAGTTTCCGTGTGA
- a CDS encoding ADP-ribosylglycohydrolase family protein, producing the protein MKDKYIGCMVGAAIGDALGKQNEGLSREDILKKGCAADYGRTPAGCPGFKLRPGQYTDDTEQMIVLARSIIKCNGFDAGDFAAGIAKWGVDALNDPERKSLVGPSSNAAVTRLNSGMGWKYSGSHVPTCGSAMRVAPIGLFYKDPDEIEKNAALSSIPTHNSKGAIAGAVAVAIGVRGALLGMEFQKIIKDVTERASKYDSGLGKKIKLSFTKRNTGPEEVFSELGTSYSVYETVPCAFYCFSRYFDDPGKAIMEAANAGGDTDSIACITGALCGALHGIASFPETWINGLENEDMIAHLAEMIFERSISRYF; encoded by the coding sequence ATGAAAGATAAATATATAGGCTGCATGGTGGGTGCGGCTATCGGAGATGCGCTGGGCAAGCAGAATGAGGGGTTGAGCAGGGAAGACATACTCAAAAAAGGATGTGCAGCAGATTATGGGAGGACACCAGCTGGCTGTCCGGGATTTAAACTCAGGCCAGGTCAATACACGGATGATACTGAGCAGATGATCGTACTGGCGCGATCGATAATAAAGTGCAATGGTTTTGATGCAGGGGATTTTGCAGCCGGGATAGCTAAATGGGGTGTGGATGCCCTGAATGACCCGGAGAGGAAATCCCTGGTTGGACCTTCAAGTAATGCAGCGGTAACCCGGTTGAATTCCGGGATGGGCTGGAAGTATTCGGGAAGCCACGTTCCAACGTGCGGCTCCGCCATGAGGGTAGCGCCCATCGGGCTTTTTTACAAAGACCCGGATGAAATCGAGAAAAATGCTGCCCTCTCATCAATCCCAACTCATAATAGCAAAGGTGCGATTGCAGGCGCCGTAGCCGTGGCAATCGGGGTTAGAGGTGCGCTTCTGGGTATGGAATTCCAAAAAATCATAAAAGATGTAACCGAAAGGGCATCAAAATATGACAGCGGCCTTGGAAAAAAGATAAAGCTATCATTCACGAAAAGAAATACGGGGCCAGAGGAGGTGTTCTCTGAACTCGGGACCTCGTATTCGGTCTATGAGACGGTTCCATGTGCCTTTTACTGCTTTTCACGGTATTTTGATGATCCTGGGAAGGCGATCATGGAAGCAGCAAATGCAGGCGGGGATACGGATTCCATAGCCTGTATCACGGGGGCCTTGTGCGGCGCTTTGCACGGCATCGCCTCTTTCCCGGAGACGTGGATAAACGGGCTTGAGAATGAAGATATGATAGCCCATCTTGCTGAAATGATTTTTGAAAGATCGATCTCAAGATATTTCTGA
- the tmk gene encoding dTMP kinase: MPKGKLITLEGIDGTGKSSVSAMIESKFPEGIFTREPTRSWIGKAVKKSIDSDTDPLAELFLFVADHAEHIAKVIRPALEGGKIVISDRYSDSRYAYQGATLSNKFEDAMDWVQSIHRGWTIVPDLTILFTIDPEIAVSRCGFRGSHTKFEKIGFLKTVQGNFMRLAEREPLRFVVIDACQELEVVGREAESVIREFLGK, encoded by the coding sequence ATGCCAAAAGGAAAATTGATCACCCTAGAAGGTATCGATGGGACGGGGAAATCCAGCGTTTCAGCGATGATCGAATCCAAATTTCCAGAAGGGATTTTTACAAGGGAGCCTACCCGGAGCTGGATAGGAAAAGCGGTAAAAAAGTCGATAGATTCAGATACCGATCCACTTGCTGAACTCTTTTTATTTGTAGCGGACCATGCAGAACATATAGCCAAGGTAATAAGACCCGCTCTCGAGGGGGGAAAGATCGTAATATCGGATAGATACTCCGATAGCAGGTATGCTTACCAGGGGGCAACACTTTCAAACAAATTCGAAGATGCAATGGACTGGGTGCAGAGCATCCATAGAGGCTGGACGATAGTTCCGGATCTCACCATTCTCTTTACAATAGACCCGGAAATCGCAGTCTCACGATGCGGTTTTCGCGGCTCTCATACGAAATTCGAAAAGATAGGATTCCTGAAGACAGTCCAGGGGAATTTTATGAGACTTGCGGAGAGGGAACCGCTGAGGTTTGTGGTGATAGATGCATGTCAGGAGCTTGAAGTTGTAGGGCGTGAAGCTGAATCTGTAATAAGAGAATTCCTGGGCAAATAA
- a CDS encoding secondary thiamine-phosphate synthase enzyme YjbQ, with translation MDIQTTARTELIDITDRVRATVNDSGIKDGVCIISTRHTTSSIIVNENERGLREDILEMLETLVPENKSYAHNSIDNNADAHLRAVLLGMSETLPIKDGHLVLGTWQSIFFVELDGARKRSVNVTIIKK, from the coding sequence ATGGACATCCAGACCACCGCCCGGACTGAACTGATCGACATAACCGACCGCGTGCGCGCAACGGTGAACGACAGCGGCATAAAAGATGGCGTCTGCATCATCTCCACGCGCCATACCACAAGCAGTATCATAGTTAACGAGAACGAACGGGGGCTCAGGGAAGATATTCTGGAGATGCTGGAAACCCTTGTTCCCGAGAATAAGAGCTACGCCCATAATTCCATAGACAATAATGCCGACGCGCACCTGCGCGCTGTGCTTCTGGGCATGAGCGAGACATTACCCATCAAAGACGGGCACCTCGTTCTCGGCACATGGCAGAGCATATTCTTCGTTGAACTTGACGGGGCGAGGAAACGCAGCGTGAATGTGACGATAATAAAGAAATAA
- a CDS encoding methionine adenosyltransferase: MARNIRVEKITQTPIEKQEIEIVERKGVGHPDSMADGFAEAVSRALCNEYIKKCGTVLHHNTDQVEVVAGRSHPQYRGGELISPIYVLLVGRATKEFKDIKIPTDTTAVKAAKQYLKATLPDIDSEHDIIIDCRLGVGSTDLQSVFKRGKAPMANDTSFGVGHAPFSEVEQIVYNTERQMVLNFKKDLPAIGTDIKVMGMRKNDNITLTVACAMIGKHIDDQDHYFSIKDELQNKILDLSGEYTDREVEVFVNTGDDEKSGSVYLTVTGTSAEMGDDGSVGRGNRCNGLITPNRPMSMEATSGKNPINHVGKLYNLLSNQIAIDIAKNVPGIEDVYIRILSQIGKPIDQPLIASAQVIPQDGANMKVIKSESEAIIDKWLRDITKITEMITRGELDTF, from the coding sequence ATGGCAAGAAACATTCGCGTTGAAAAGATTACACAAACCCCGATCGAAAAACAGGAAATAGAAATAGTCGAAAGGAAAGGGGTTGGGCACCCGGACAGCATGGCGGACGGCTTTGCAGAAGCGGTGAGCAGGGCGCTCTGCAATGAATATATCAAAAAATGCGGAACTGTCCTTCATCATAACACGGACCAGGTAGAGGTCGTGGCAGGACGCTCGCATCCCCAGTACAGGGGCGGAGAGCTGATATCGCCCATTTATGTTCTTCTGGTGGGAAGGGCGACGAAAGAATTCAAGGACATAAAAATCCCGACAGATACTACGGCGGTAAAGGCAGCAAAGCAGTACCTGAAGGCAACTCTTCCCGATATTGATTCTGAACATGACATAATTATCGACTGCAGACTTGGCGTGGGCTCAACAGACCTCCAGAGCGTGTTCAAGCGCGGAAAGGCTCCGATGGCCAATGACACCTCTTTCGGTGTGGGGCACGCCCCATTCTCAGAGGTCGAACAGATAGTCTACAATACCGAGAGGCAGATGGTGCTGAATTTCAAGAAAGACCTTCCCGCCATCGGGACGGATATCAAGGTCATGGGTATGAGAAAGAATGATAATATAACCCTCACGGTCGCCTGTGCGATGATCGGGAAGCATATCGACGACCAGGACCACTATTTTTCGATAAAAGATGAATTGCAAAATAAGATCCTCGACCTTTCAGGCGAATACACTGACCGCGAAGTAGAGGTCTTTGTTAATACCGGCGATGATGAAAAGAGCGGATCGGTCTATCTGACTGTTACCGGAACTTCAGCAGAGATGGGCGATGACGGCTCGGTTGGCCGCGGGAACAGGTGCAATGGTCTAATCACCCCGAACAGGCCAATGAGCATGGAAGCCACAAGCGGCAAGAACCCGATAAACCATGTGGGTAAACTGTACAATCTTCTCTCCAACCAGATAGCGATTGATATTGCAAAGAACGTTCCCGGGATCGAAGATGTGTATATCCGCATCCTTTCCCAGATAGGGAAGCCCATTGACCAGCCGCTGATTGCAAGCGCGCAGGTGATACCCCAGGACGGCGCGAATATGAAAGTTATTAAATCAGAGTCTGAAGCCATCATCGATAAATGGCTCAGGGATATCACGAAGATAACTGAGATGATAACCAGGGGAGAGCTGGATACCTTCTAA